A section of the Rossellomorea marisflavi genome encodes:
- the walK gene encoding cell wall metabolism sensor histidine kinase WalK: MKKVGLTRSIHLKFVMIYVLLILLAMQIIGVYFVRSLEERFVNNFKTSIQNRVEILQYTVKEEMLKTRTDTDPKLEDDLNRILRDSRTNDISEIRVINSKSRVIGTSGQNEQNLIGQAAGEKEVKRALALGINHNDIYFDKKSGDRIWVFTEPIESNNEVIGAMFVVGQIETVYDQMNEINAIFTRGTIIALVITAILGVLLAQTITRPISDMRKQALAMSKGNFSRKVKVYGYDEIGQLAITFNNLTKRLQDSQASTEGERRKLSSVLSYMTDGVIATDRKGRVILINDPAANMLNVSRETVVSQPIVSLLGIEEEYSFEDLSNTQDSIILDYSTNEKPYILRANFSIIQKETGFVNGLITVLHDITEQEKIDLERREFVANVSHELRTPLTTMRSYLEALAEGAWQDENIAPRFLDVTQNETERMIRLVNDLLQLSKMDSKDYRFNRDWMDFIGFFHKIIDRFEMSKNQDVRFVRILPDQAMFVEIDQDKITQVLDNIISNALKYSPEGGTITFIVEEKNGFIEISISDQGLGIPKDNLGKIFERFYRVDKARTRQMGGTGLGLAIAKEMITAHGGDIWADSVEGKGTTITFTLPYDALQEDDWS; encoded by the coding sequence ATGAAGAAAGTCGGATTGACCCGTTCCATCCATCTTAAGTTCGTGATGATCTATGTACTCCTGATCCTGCTCGCCATGCAGATCATCGGGGTGTACTTTGTCCGCTCCCTTGAGGAACGGTTTGTGAATAACTTCAAGACCTCCATCCAGAATAGGGTGGAGATCCTTCAGTATACGGTGAAAGAAGAAATGCTCAAAACCCGGACCGACACAGATCCGAAGCTTGAGGACGATCTGAACCGGATCCTCCGGGATAGCAGAACGAACGATATCTCGGAAATCCGGGTGATCAACTCGAAGAGCCGGGTCATCGGGACGTCTGGACAGAATGAGCAGAACCTCATCGGCCAGGCAGCCGGGGAGAAGGAAGTCAAACGGGCCCTTGCCCTCGGTATCAACCATAATGATATTTATTTTGATAAAAAATCAGGCGATCGGATCTGGGTGTTCACGGAACCGATCGAGAGCAATAACGAAGTGATCGGAGCGATGTTCGTCGTCGGTCAGATCGAGACGGTCTATGATCAGATGAATGAAATCAATGCCATCTTCACGAGGGGGACGATCATCGCCCTTGTCATCACGGCGATCCTCGGGGTGCTCCTCGCCCAGACGATCACGCGACCGATATCCGATATGCGGAAGCAGGCCCTGGCCATGTCGAAGGGGAATTTCTCCCGGAAGGTCAAGGTGTACGGGTATGATGAAATCGGTCAGCTCGCCATCACCTTCAATAATCTGACGAAGCGGCTCCAGGATTCCCAGGCCTCGACGGAAGGGGAGCGAAGGAAGCTGTCGTCTGTCCTTTCCTATATGACGGACGGGGTCATTGCCACCGACCGGAAAGGCCGGGTCATCCTCATCAACGATCCCGCAGCGAATATGCTGAATGTTTCACGTGAAACGGTGGTGTCGCAGCCGATCGTTTCCCTCCTGGGGATCGAAGAAGAGTATAGCTTCGAGGACCTTTCCAATACCCAGGATTCGATCATCCTGGACTATAGTACAAATGAAAAGCCTTATATCCTGCGCGCGAATTTCTCCATCATCCAGAAGGAGACGGGCTTCGTGAACGGTCTGATCACCGTGCTTCATGATATTACGGAGCAGGAGAAAATCGATCTGGAACGCCGTGAATTCGTGGCGAACGTGTCCCACGAGCTGCGGACGCCGCTCACGACGATGCGAAGCTACCTGGAGGCCCTTGCAGAAGGAGCGTGGCAGGATGAGAATATCGCACCGCGATTCCTCGATGTGACCCAGAATGAAACCGAGCGGATGATCCGCCTCGTCAATGATCTGCTGCAGCTGTCGAAGATGGACAGCAAGGACTACCGGTTCAACCGGGACTGGATGGACTTCATCGGATTCTTCCATAAGATCATCGATCGCTTCGAAATGTCGAAGAATCAGGATGTCCGATTTGTGCGGATCCTTCCTGATCAGGCGATGTTCGTCGAGATCGATCAAGATAAAATCACGCAGGTTCTGGATAATATTATTTCCAATGCCCTCAAGTACTCACCGGAAGGCGGGACGATCACGTTCATCGTCGAGGAGAAGAACGGGTTCATTGAAATCAGTATTTCCGACCAGGGGCTCGGGATTCCGAAAGATAATCTCGGTAAAATCTTCGAGCGGTTCTATCGCGTCGATAAAGCGCGGACCCGTCAAATGGGTGGAACCGGCCTTGGTCTTGCCATCGCGAAGGAAATGATCACTGCCCATGGTGGCGATATCTGGGCGGACAGTGTAGAAGGAAAAGGGACGACCATCACCTTTACCCTGCCGTATGACGCTCTTCAAGAGGATGATTGGTCATGA
- a CDS encoding nuclease-related domain-containing protein → MKIKELEIPVIVHKLQALSERMKDSSSKLPHVKSDLSKFLSGYNGEKSLEFHLTFLQDDLYHILHDVRLHDGERFFQIDVLIISPFFAVIAEVKNLSGHITFDGKFNQLIQTKNGQERAFPDPLLQVQRQITQFRAWLKKSSLPQVPLHGMIVMSNPYSVLTSTDYEADNLIVKPPSLVSSIDTIKKQYDKPFISQKELKKLTKQILIQHELDERPILDRYGLEITDIINGVFCPECKSFPMRRIYKYWTCPRCSCRSTSAHLSALKDYYLLFGKTITSKQLREFLMIDSYQLATRLLQSTPHLTKSGHYKSTIYTISEQINL, encoded by the coding sequence ATGAAGATAAAAGAGTTAGAAATCCCCGTAATCGTCCACAAGTTACAAGCCCTTTCCGAAAGAATGAAAGATTCCTCGAGTAAACTTCCTCATGTGAAATCAGACCTAAGTAAATTCCTATCCGGATACAACGGAGAGAAATCCCTTGAGTTTCATCTTACTTTTTTACAAGATGATCTCTATCATATTCTTCATGATGTCCGTTTACATGATGGAGAGCGGTTCTTTCAGATCGACGTTTTAATCATTTCCCCGTTTTTTGCGGTTATTGCTGAAGTGAAAAATCTCTCAGGTCATATCACGTTTGATGGGAAGTTTAATCAACTAATTCAAACTAAGAATGGCCAAGAGAGGGCATTTCCGGATCCACTGCTACAAGTACAACGGCAGATTACCCAATTTAGAGCTTGGTTAAAGAAAAGCTCACTTCCACAAGTTCCTCTGCACGGTATGATTGTTATGAGTAATCCTTATTCCGTTTTAACGTCTACAGATTATGAGGCAGATAATCTAATAGTAAAGCCTCCTTCTCTCGTATCCAGCATCGATACCATTAAGAAGCAATACGACAAGCCTTTTATCTCTCAGAAGGAACTGAAGAAGCTAACGAAACAGATTCTCATCCAGCATGAGCTAGATGAACGGCCCATATTAGACCGTTACGGGCTTGAAATAACCGATATCATCAACGGTGTCTTTTGTCCAGAGTGCAAGAGCTTTCCAATGCGACGTATTTATAAATACTGGACATGTCCCAGATGCTCCTGCCGATCGACCAGTGCCCATTTATCTGCTCTAAAAGACTATTACCTTCTCTTCGGAAAGACCATAACTAGTAAACAACTCAGAGAATTTCTGATGATTGACTCTTATCAACTTGCGACACGCCTCCTCCAATCCACCCCCCACCTAACCAAATCCGGCCACTACAAAAGCACGATCTACACCATTTCCGAGCAAATAAACCTTTAA
- a CDS encoding S1C family serine protease, translating to MGYYDQGPSSENRERRRRGGGGIFFSGLIGVIVGALLVLVAVPQLTGTDLFGSNNNANGVTTENKVDSAKTENVAVDVSSDVTKAVEKAGDSVVGISNIQSQSFWGQSGNDGSQTQEAGSGSGVIYKREGDKVLIVTNNHVIEGADQLEVTLSDGSKVKANARGADQWTDLAVIEIDGSNVKDSAIAKFGDSDKLKQGEPVIAIGNPLGLQFSGSVTQGIVSGVNRTIPVDINQDGVEDWNTEVIQTDAAINPGNSGGALVNISGQLVGINSMKIAQDAVEGIGLAIPINSAQPIIEDLEQHGEVKRPSMGITLQDVSEVSSYHQQETLKLPKDVKSGVLVRQVMPNSPAAQAKLQELDVIVELDGEKVESTVDLRKHLYTKKKVGDSMKVKFYRDGKLQEVTMKLTDESQL from the coding sequence ATGGGATATTATGATCAGGGCCCCTCTTCGGAGAATAGGGAAAGAAGGAGACGAGGAGGCGGTGGGATTTTCTTCTCGGGTTTGATTGGTGTGATTGTCGGTGCGCTTTTGGTGCTGGTGGCGGTGCCTCAGTTGACCGGGACCGATTTGTTCGGTTCGAATAATAATGCGAACGGTGTGACCACTGAGAATAAAGTGGACAGTGCAAAAACGGAGAATGTGGCCGTTGATGTCTCGTCGGATGTCACGAAAGCCGTTGAAAAAGCCGGGGATTCCGTTGTCGGGATCAGCAACATCCAGTCTCAGAGCTTCTGGGGTCAATCCGGTAATGACGGATCTCAAACCCAGGAAGCGGGATCGGGTTCAGGTGTCATCTACAAGCGTGAAGGGGACAAGGTCCTCATCGTCACGAACAACCACGTCATTGAAGGGGCCGATCAGCTTGAAGTCACCCTTTCAGATGGGTCCAAAGTAAAAGCGAACGCTCGCGGTGCCGATCAGTGGACGGATCTAGCCGTCATTGAAATCGATGGCAGCAATGTTAAAGACAGTGCCATCGCGAAATTCGGTGACTCTGATAAATTGAAACAGGGTGAACCGGTCATCGCCATCGGAAACCCCCTTGGTCTTCAATTCTCTGGTTCCGTAACACAAGGAATTGTGTCAGGTGTGAACCGTACCATTCCGGTTGATATCAACCAGGACGGCGTGGAAGACTGGAACACCGAAGTCATCCAGACGGATGCGGCCATCAACCCTGGTAACAGCGGTGGGGCCCTCGTCAATATTTCCGGACAGCTTGTCGGAATCAACTCCATGAAGATTGCTCAGGACGCCGTTGAAGGAATCGGCCTTGCCATCCCGATCAACTCGGCTCAACCAATCATAGAAGACCTTGAGCAGCATGGAGAAGTGAAACGTCCTTCAATGGGAATCACACTTCAAGATGTGAGCGAAGTATCATCGTATCACCAACAAGAAACGTTGAAGCTTCCTAAAGATGTGAAATCAGGCGTGTTGGTTCGTCAGGTAATGCCGAATTCACCGGCAGCACAAGCGAAGCTGCAAGAGCTTGATGTCATCGTTGAGCTTGATGGTGAAAAAGTCGAAAGCACAGTCGACTTGCGTAAACATCTTTACACCAAGAAAAAAGTCGGTGACTCCATGAAGGTGAAATTCTACCGGGATGGAAAACTCCAGGAAGTTACCATGAAATTAACGGATGAATCACAATTGTAA
- a CDS encoding YycH family regulatory protein: MNYEKFKSILLTVLVAISIFLTYSLWTYQPRYETIEDQDSPVKVTVGEKRPEDELVPSLIKPFKLLYHQADKTLGTSNQKEIDKVMEDIGTWNVYDFSQVQLNEQDLKEVSKGENRIEIIFPDNVPLSVYSQILNLDSSSVPKADFDRLIIDLNDKGLDSSAVFFLPKEADKGGASVYTARVDQNSVNTFASRYLKKLSLQYTEYMEYPLTDDRTIYLPLAKDEYISYQYFTDLDSIEDYKNALFVDGKSINLSSNGNVDTYISVYNLLTVNKDYNTLSFVYPTEEKADPWPSSYLLTETMSFVNDHGGWTDKNFQYFSINPDQNKVTYRLFVQNLPVFNDQGMAEITETVGNSSVSKYSRPYFTLDFSSSDFSSSAVSKEKLPSGSSVITMLQDAKSIDLDSVQDIVVGYKMTRNPEDSRKLNFEPSWYYKYDGNWIRLDTEQKEDVLNGLE; this comes from the coding sequence ATGAACTACGAAAAATTTAAATCCATACTGCTGACCGTCCTTGTGGCGATCAGCATCTTCCTGACCTATAGCCTATGGACGTATCAACCGCGTTACGAAACGATCGAGGACCAAGATAGCCCCGTGAAAGTGACCGTCGGGGAGAAGCGCCCGGAAGATGAGCTTGTGCCTTCCTTGATCAAGCCGTTCAAGCTTCTTTACCATCAGGCCGATAAGACCCTAGGTACGTCGAATCAAAAAGAGATCGATAAGGTGATGGAGGATATCGGGACGTGGAACGTCTACGATTTCTCCCAGGTGCAATTGAATGAACAGGACTTGAAAGAGGTGTCCAAGGGAGAGAATCGCATCGAGATCATCTTCCCGGATAACGTCCCTCTATCGGTCTACAGCCAGATCTTGAATCTGGACAGTTCGTCTGTTCCGAAAGCTGATTTTGATCGCCTCATCATCGACTTGAATGATAAAGGCCTTGATTCCAGTGCCGTCTTCTTCCTACCGAAGGAAGCGGATAAAGGGGGGGCAAGCGTCTACACAGCCCGTGTCGATCAGAACAGTGTCAATACGTTCGCCAGTCGATACTTGAAAAAGCTTTCCCTTCAGTATACAGAGTATATGGAATATCCATTGACGGATGACCGGACGATCTATCTGCCGCTTGCCAAGGATGAATACATCAGCTACCAATATTTCACCGATCTTGATTCCATAGAGGACTATAAGAACGCCCTATTTGTGGACGGGAAGAGCATCAATCTGTCCTCGAACGGAAACGTTGACACGTATATCTCGGTGTACAACCTGTTGACGGTGAATAAAGATTACAACACGCTCTCCTTCGTGTATCCGACGGAGGAAAAAGCCGATCCGTGGCCGTCTTCCTACCTCCTGACAGAAACCATGAGCTTCGTCAATGATCACGGCGGATGGACGGATAAGAACTTCCAATATTTCTCCATCAATCCGGATCAGAATAAAGTCACTTATCGACTCTTCGTTCAGAATCTCCCGGTATTCAATGACCAAGGGATGGCGGAAATCACCGAAACGGTGGGGAATTCTTCAGTCAGCAAGTACAGTCGGCCGTATTTCACCCTGGACTTCTCATCCAGCGACTTCTCTTCAAGTGCGGTGTCAAAAGAGAAGCTTCCGAGCGGATCTTCTGTCATCACGATGCTCCAAGACGCGAAGAGTATCGATCTGGATTCCGTGCAGGATATCGTGGTCGGGTACAAGATGACCCGAAACCCGGAGGATAGCCGGAAGTTGAACTTTGAGCCTTCCTGGTATTATAAGTACGACGGTAATTGGATCAGGTTGGATACGGAGCAAAAGGAGGATGTCTTGAATGGATTGGAGTAA
- a CDS encoding peptidoglycan DD-metalloendopeptidase family protein: MKFGLPSSPFPSLKRAGAIALVLGAFTTASSASAAEDFKTVYHVYMGSEYVGAVTDKGEVDAVLEKKLSNAMEEHKDVDLDFNKEVTYIPEDVFTIESQDQDVLNTIQKSVSVEANAYAVEVDGEPVAYVKDEKDAEDVLKAFKLKHVSKDELKEYENRKDDESLPKLGENESRILDLSFKEQVETKEAKIDPDEVVSVKEAAKDLESGKVEEKDYKVERGDSLGEIAKEHDLSMDDILDLNKDVKADEALKVGEKLVIKDSEPFLHMVVKKEVNKLEAIDYEKKVKDDASMTKGDTKVEQAGKEGEKSVTYEVTEENGAVESKDVKDEETLKKPEDYIVLKGTKEIPGRGNGDFMWPTNGGYISSKQGERWGKFHKGIDIARPTDRTIKTVDNGVVESAGWNDGGYGNKIVIDHQNGYKTVYGHMASLSVKAGQKVEQGQKIGVMGDTGQSTGVHLHIEVYKDGKMLNPLDVLHQ; this comes from the coding sequence ATGAAATTCGGGTTACCATCATCACCGTTTCCCTCGCTAAAAAGAGCAGGTGCGATTGCCCTTGTGTTGGGAGCTTTTACGACGGCGTCGAGTGCTTCTGCCGCTGAGGATTTTAAGACGGTGTATCATGTATATATGGGTTCTGAGTATGTGGGGGCCGTGACGGATAAAGGGGAAGTAGATGCTGTGCTTGAGAAGAAGCTTTCCAACGCCATGGAAGAACATAAGGATGTCGATCTTGATTTTAATAAAGAAGTAACATACATACCTGAAGATGTATTTACGATTGAATCACAGGATCAGGACGTGTTGAATACGATCCAGAAGTCGGTTTCTGTCGAGGCGAATGCCTATGCCGTGGAGGTGGACGGTGAGCCGGTTGCATATGTGAAGGATGAGAAGGACGCTGAGGACGTGCTCAAGGCGTTCAAGCTCAAGCATGTGTCGAAGGATGAATTGAAAGAGTACGAGAATCGTAAGGACGACGAGTCCCTGCCGAAGCTCGGGGAGAATGAGTCCAGGATCCTGGATCTTTCGTTCAAGGAGCAGGTAGAGACGAAGGAAGCGAAGATCGATCCGGATGAAGTGGTTTCGGTGAAAGAGGCTGCGAAGGATCTTGAGTCTGGTAAAGTCGAAGAGAAGGATTACAAAGTGGAGCGAGGAGATAGCCTCGGGGAAATTGCCAAGGAGCATGACCTTTCCATGGATGACATCCTTGACTTGAACAAGGACGTGAAGGCAGACGAGGCGCTGAAGGTCGGCGAGAAGCTTGTGATCAAGGATTCTGAACCATTTCTTCATATGGTGGTGAAGAAGGAAGTCAACAAGCTTGAAGCAATCGACTATGAGAAGAAAGTAAAAGACGATGCGTCCATGACGAAGGGCGATACGAAGGTCGAGCAGGCCGGTAAAGAAGGCGAGAAATCCGTGACCTATGAGGTGACCGAGGAGAACGGCGCGGTTGAATCGAAGGACGTGAAGGATGAAGAAACGCTGAAGAAGCCGGAGGACTACATCGTCCTTAAAGGAACGAAGGAGATCCCGGGCCGTGGGAACGGAGACTTCATGTGGCCGACGAACGGTGGATACATTTCTTCCAAGCAGGGTGAGCGCTGGGGTAAATTCCATAAGGGAATCGACATCGCGCGTCCGACCGATCGCACAATCAAAACCGTTGATAACGGCGTTGTCGAGTCGGCCGGCTGGAATGACGGCGGATATGGCAACAAGATTGTCATTGATCACCAGAACGGATACAAGACAGTGTACGGACATATGGCATCTCTGTCTGTGAAGGCGGGTCAGAAGGTCGAGCAGGGCCAGAAAATCGGCGTGATGGGGGATACGGGGCAATCAACCGGTGTCCATCTGCACATCGAAGTGTATAAGGACGGAAAGATGCTGAATCCATTGGACGTACTTCATCAATAG
- a CDS encoding two-component system regulatory protein YycI: protein MDWSKTKTIFIVVFLILNVFLVSTFIRKVSESNLDTLGQWTIDEQLKSENIKYPKDLSNEVVREPYIEAVAKKFKSEDLKDLKNQDARIMNENTINSVLKDPLPISEKFKPEELNEFMKVNMIDGDKYSYWDFDKEKGTITYFQTYKDRKIYNNTNGMIVFQLNQNNEIVSYTQTMFDSIKELSDEQKPIITPFSAFSNLYNTQRIPAGSTVERPVLGYSTFVPWEESQVLAPTWHFVVKNGDEEEDYYQNAFEGQFLETSTTDKDKPLE from the coding sequence ATGGATTGGAGTAAGACGAAAACGATCTTCATCGTCGTATTTCTCATCTTGAACGTCTTCCTGGTCTCCACGTTCATCAGAAAGGTTTCTGAAAGCAACCTTGATACCCTCGGTCAGTGGACAATTGATGAACAGCTGAAGTCTGAGAATATCAAGTATCCGAAGGACCTCTCCAATGAAGTCGTGAGGGAACCGTATATCGAAGCGGTGGCGAAGAAGTTCAAATCAGAGGATCTGAAGGACTTGAAAAATCAGGATGCTCGAATTATGAACGAGAATACGATAAACTCAGTATTGAAGGATCCTTTACCGATCAGTGAGAAATTCAAGCCCGAAGAACTCAATGAATTCATGAAGGTGAACATGATCGATGGGGACAAGTACAGCTACTGGGATTTCGATAAAGAAAAAGGAACGATCACCTATTTCCAGACGTACAAGGATAGGAAGATCTACAATAATACGAACGGGATGATCGTGTTCCAGCTCAATCAGAACAATGAAATCGTCTCGTACACCCAGACGATGTTCGATAGCATCAAGGAACTGAGCGACGAGCAAAAACCGATCATTACCCCGTTTTCGGCGTTCAGCAACCTCTATAACACCCAGCGCATTCCTGCTGGCAGCACAGTGGAACGGCCGGTCCTCGGCTACTCCACCTTTGTCCCTTGGGAGGAGTCCCAGGTGCTGGCCCCCACATGGCATTTTGTCGTGAAGAACGGGGATGAGGAAGAGGATTACTATCAGAACGCCTTCGAAGGTCAATTCTTGGAGACGAGCACGACAGATAAAGACAAACCATTGGAGTGA
- a CDS encoding MBL fold metallo-hydrolase, protein MSMHFSVLASGSTGNAIFVENEEHSFLVDAGFSGKQMEGLFSQIGRKIEDLSGILVTHEHSDHIKGLGVLARKYKLPIYANQKTWNAMDGLVGNIDTEQKFTFDMETAKHFGGISIESFGVSHDAAEPMFYVFHQGEKKLVLMTDTGYVSDRMKGIIANADTYVFESNHDVGMLRMGRYPWNIKRRILSDVGHVSNEDAAVAMAEVAGDRTKNFYLAHLSLDNNMKDLARMSVSQTLETKGILVGEQFDLLDTDPKVPTPLVAV, encoded by the coding sequence ATGAGCATGCATTTTAGTGTACTTGCTTCCGGCAGTACAGGAAATGCCATATTCGTTGAGAACGAAGAGCACTCCTTCCTCGTCGATGCCGGCTTCAGCGGCAAGCAGATGGAAGGATTGTTCAGCCAGATCGGACGGAAGATCGAAGACCTGTCCGGCATCCTCGTCACCCATGAGCATAGCGATCACATCAAGGGACTCGGCGTCCTTGCACGGAAGTACAAGCTTCCCATCTATGCGAATCAGAAGACGTGGAACGCCATGGACGGTCTAGTGGGGAATATCGACACCGAGCAGAAATTCACCTTTGACATGGAAACGGCCAAGCATTTCGGTGGCATAAGCATCGAGTCATTCGGTGTGTCCCATGATGCAGCGGAGCCGATGTTCTATGTGTTCCATCAAGGGGAGAAGAAACTCGTCCTCATGACGGATACAGGCTACGTGAGCGACCGTATGAAGGGCATCATTGCGAATGCCGATACGTATGTGTTCGAGAGCAATCATGACGTGGGGATGCTCCGTATGGGACGTTACCCGTGGAACATCAAGCGACGCATCCTGAGCGATGTGGGGCATGTGTCGAATGAAGATGCGGCGGTTGCCATGGCCGAGGTGGCTGGCGACCGGACGAAGAATTTTTATTTGGCGCATTTGAGCTTGGATAATAATATGAAGGATCTGGCAAGGATGAGCGTTTCGCAGACGTTGGAGACGAAGGGCATTCTTGTTGGGGAGCAGTTTGATTTGTTGGATACGGATCCAAAGGTTCCTACGCCGCTTGTGGCTGTGTGA
- the yycF gene encoding response regulator YycF, with amino-acid sequence MDKKILVVDDEKPIADILQFNLKKEGYEVHCAYDGDEAVRMAEEIKPDLVLLDIMLPNRDGMEVCREIRKKYEMPIIMLTAKDSEIDKVLGLELGADDYVTKPFSTRELIARVKANLRRHQQGAAQVEEDENNEITIGSLTIHPDAYVVSKRGDTIELTHREFELLHYLAKHIGQVMTREHLLQTVWGYDYYGDVRTVDVTVRRLREKIEDNPSHPTWIVTRRGVGYYLRNPEQD; translated from the coding sequence ATGGATAAGAAAATTCTAGTCGTTGACGATGAAAAACCCATTGCTGATATACTGCAGTTCAATTTGAAAAAGGAAGGATATGAGGTTCACTGTGCGTATGACGGAGATGAAGCCGTGCGTATGGCAGAGGAAATCAAGCCGGACCTTGTACTTCTTGATATTATGCTTCCAAACCGTGACGGCATGGAAGTGTGCCGTGAAATCCGGAAAAAATATGAGATGCCGATCATCATGCTGACGGCGAAGGACTCAGAGATCGACAAGGTCCTCGGTCTTGAGCTTGGTGCGGATGATTATGTGACCAAGCCATTCAGTACACGCGAGCTGATTGCCCGTGTGAAGGCGAATCTTCGTCGTCACCAGCAGGGTGCTGCCCAGGTGGAAGAGGATGAAAATAACGAAATCACGATTGGTTCACTCACGATCCACCCTGATGCGTATGTCGTGTCGAAGCGCGGAGATACCATTGAGCTGACTCATCGTGAGTTCGAGCTGCTTCATTATCTTGCGAAGCATATCGGACAAGTCATGACCCGTGAGCATCTCTTGCAGACGGTGTGGGGCTATGACTACTACGGAGATGTCCGTACGGTCGACGTAACGGTGCGTAGGCTCCGTGAGAAGATCGAGGATAATCCGAGCCATCCGACGTGGATCGTGACGCGACGGGGTGTCGGGTACTACTTGAGAAACCCAGAACAGGATTGA
- the rlmH gene encoding 23S rRNA (pseudouridine(1915)-N(3))-methyltransferase RlmH, translating into MNITIITVGKLKEKYLKQGIAEYTKRLGAYAKIEIVELADEKAPEVLSDSEMQQVKNKEGERILSKISPDHHVIALAIQGKMKSSEELADTLDKLATYGKSKVAFIIGGSLGLSDDVLKRADEKLSFSKMTFPHQLMRLVLVEQVYRAFRINRGEPYHK; encoded by the coding sequence ATGAACATCACCATCATCACCGTCGGTAAACTGAAAGAAAAATACCTGAAGCAAGGAATCGCCGAATACACGAAACGACTCGGTGCCTATGCCAAAATTGAGATCGTCGAGCTCGCCGATGAAAAAGCACCCGAAGTCCTCAGCGACTCCGAAATGCAGCAGGTCAAAAACAAAGAAGGCGAGCGCATCCTCTCCAAGATCTCCCCGGACCACCACGTCATCGCCCTCGCCATCCAGGGCAAAATGAAATCCTCCGAGGAACTAGCAGACACCCTCGATAAACTCGCCACCTACGGCAAAAGCAAAGTCGCCTTCATCATCGGTGGATCGCTCGGACTCAGTGATGATGTATTGAAACGTGCCGATGAGAAACTGTCGTTTTCAAAGATGACGTTTCCTCATCAGCTGATGCGATTGGTGCTGGTGGAGCAGGTTTATCGGGCTTTTCGGATAAATCGGGGGGAACCGTATCATAAATAA
- a CDS encoding CxxH/CxxC protein has protein sequence MINCCLEHVELALDIAVDEHEIAPKLEELSKEKQLSTTCEYCGNNAIYVVAN, from the coding sequence ATGATAAACTGCTGCCTGGAACACGTGGAACTCGCACTCGACATCGCCGTCGATGAGCATGAGATCGCGCCTAAACTGGAAGAGCTTTCAAAGGAAAAACAGTTATCCACAACCTGTGAATATTGTGGGAATAACGCAATATATGTAGTGGCGAACTAA
- the rluF gene encoding 23S rRNA pseudouridine(2604) synthase RluF: MRINKYISEAGKASRRGADKLIEDGRVTINGKRATIGDQVNPGDNVVVDGNPIWVARNNVYIALNKPVGITSTTEKGVKGNIVDLVNHPLRIFNIGRLDKDSEGLILMTNDGDIVNEILRSENQHEKEYIVSVDKPITPEFVKKMSEGVKILGTTTLPCKVEQLSKFDFQITLTQGLNRQIRRMCEVLGYNVYRLQRTRIMNIQLGKLPPGQWRDLSKKEKTQLFRDLDYEAREW, encoded by the coding sequence ATGCGTATTAATAAATATATAAGCGAAGCCGGAAAAGCGTCCCGGCGCGGTGCGGACAAACTCATCGAAGACGGAAGGGTCACCATCAACGGAAAACGCGCCACGATCGGCGACCAAGTGAACCCCGGAGATAACGTCGTCGTAGACGGAAACCCAATCTGGGTCGCACGAAACAACGTCTACATCGCCCTGAACAAACCAGTAGGCATCACAAGCACAACAGAAAAAGGCGTAAAAGGAAACATCGTCGACCTAGTCAACCATCCCTTGAGGATCTTCAACATTGGACGACTCGACAAAGACTCAGAGGGACTCATCCTCATGACCAACGACGGTGACATCGTAAACGAAATCCTGCGCTCAGAAAATCAACACGAAAAAGAATACATCGTCTCAGTCGACAAGCCCATTACACCCGAATTCGTCAAAAAGATGTCAGAGGGCGTCAAAATCCTAGGGACCACAACGCTCCCATGTAAAGTCGAGCAACTATCAAAATTCGACTTCCAAATTACACTGACACAGGGATTGAACCGCCAGATCCGGCGTATGTGTGAGGTATTGGGATATAACGTATATCGCTTGCAGCGGACAAGGATTATGAATATCCAATTGGGGAAACTTCCTCCTGGGCAGTGGAGGGATCTGTCTAAGAAAGAGAAGACTCAGTTGTTTAGGGATTTGGATTATGAGGCTCGGGAGTGGTGA